One Bradyrhizobium sp. ISRA464 genomic window carries:
- a CDS encoding N,N-dimethylformamidase beta subunit family domain-containing protein, whose amino-acid sequence MAQIKIFGYADKISVKPGDTIQFHVSADGTSTAEAHLVRLIHGDEHPHGPGFIEEEIDCVANGTWRVEKQFTQVGSFLEVADPDRKLALDGSITLCAFIWPTWPDVGHRQCLLGRWDNDKNRGYGLGINPSGRLEFWVGSGNEVDYLQTELPLQKQAWYFVAATFDARSGRATLYQEGVMNRYNSLLSKVAPVEYRSHVSEVFRFGQNNLSDTPFLVAGSRDWHALRGHFVSQLYCGKIDRCGVFDRPLGRDELDVIRSGGQPPSYGMVAYWDTTKGYTDHGIGDVVVDIGPNRLNANGHNRPVRAQTGYNWNGRNDCFRLAPHEYGGIEFHADAMIDSNWKVTKRLELPETLRSGAYAMRVRGGDGKGLAEEYIVFFVRPRVPSGRIALLFSTATYIAYANERFATDGHIVQPMAGQPPTISEVDIEIYENPEFGGGCYDSHADGAGICYSSYRRPMVNMRPKYRISAFDLPWNFPADLSILAWLEHKGYDYDVLTDEDVHREGVAAMAPYACILNSTHPEYHSERMLDAHEDYIAGGGRFICMGANSFCCNVAFRDDEPWIMECRKTGGHWIAWAARPGEYYLATTGQMGGIWTGFQRWGQKLVGNTFAGEGFAHSQPYRRMPDSYDPALAWITEGIEGELIGDFGLGNGGAAGIEIDCYKLGFGTPPNTKIIASSGGHPDNYIAHDEEGAHAHQGFSGTHNYILRADMVYFEAPNDGAVFATGSIAFGSALPINGFENNVSQLLSNVVNAFVRPGPLPSLLHKLQPSTGRTENVA is encoded by the coding sequence ATGGCGCAGATCAAGATATTCGGTTACGCAGACAAGATCTCGGTGAAGCCCGGGGATACCATCCAGTTCCATGTCAGCGCCGACGGCACGTCCACCGCTGAAGCCCATCTCGTGCGTCTGATCCATGGCGACGAGCACCCGCATGGTCCGGGATTCATCGAGGAGGAAATCGACTGCGTCGCAAACGGCACCTGGCGGGTCGAGAAGCAGTTCACGCAGGTCGGATCCTTTCTCGAGGTCGCCGACCCCGACCGCAAGCTCGCGCTGGATGGCAGCATCACGCTTTGTGCATTCATCTGGCCGACATGGCCGGATGTCGGGCATCGCCAATGTCTGCTCGGCCGCTGGGACAATGACAAGAACCGCGGCTACGGCCTCGGGATCAATCCGAGCGGCAGGCTGGAGTTCTGGGTCGGGAGCGGGAACGAGGTCGATTATCTGCAGACGGAGCTGCCGTTGCAGAAACAGGCCTGGTATTTCGTCGCGGCCACCTTCGATGCGCGAAGCGGTCGCGCCACCCTCTACCAAGAAGGGGTCATGAACCGCTACAATAGCTTGCTCAGCAAGGTCGCGCCGGTCGAATATCGATCGCATGTGTCAGAGGTGTTTCGGTTCGGGCAAAACAACCTGTCCGATACGCCGTTCCTCGTGGCCGGTTCGCGCGATTGGCACGCACTGCGCGGTCACTTCGTGTCGCAGCTCTACTGCGGGAAGATCGACCGATGTGGTGTGTTCGATCGCCCATTGGGTCGCGATGAGCTCGACGTGATCCGCTCGGGCGGGCAGCCTCCGTCATACGGCATGGTGGCATATTGGGACACCACGAAGGGTTACACGGATCACGGCATCGGCGATGTCGTGGTCGACATCGGACCAAACCGGCTAAATGCGAACGGCCACAACAGGCCGGTGCGAGCGCAGACCGGCTACAACTGGAACGGCCGTAATGACTGCTTCCGTCTCGCCCCGCATGAATACGGCGGCATCGAATTCCACGCCGACGCAATGATCGACAGCAACTGGAAAGTCACAAAGAGGCTTGAGCTGCCCGAAACGCTGCGCAGCGGCGCCTACGCGATGCGAGTACGCGGTGGCGACGGCAAGGGCCTGGCCGAGGAGTACATCGTCTTCTTCGTCCGGCCGCGCGTGCCAAGCGGGCGAATCGCTCTGCTGTTTTCCACCGCCACCTATATCGCCTATGCCAATGAGCGCTTCGCGACCGACGGCCACATTGTGCAGCCAATGGCCGGTCAGCCACCGACGATCTCCGAGGTCGACATTGAAATCTACGAAAATCCGGAATTTGGCGGAGGCTGTTACGACTCGCACGCGGATGGCGCGGGCATCTGCTATTCGAGCTATCGTCGCCCGATGGTGAACATGCGGCCGAAATACCGGATCTCCGCCTTCGATCTGCCTTGGAATTTCCCAGCGGATCTCTCGATCTTGGCATGGCTTGAGCACAAGGGATACGACTACGACGTCTTGACCGATGAAGATGTTCATCGCGAGGGTGTCGCCGCGATGGCCCCCTATGCATGCATTCTCAATTCCACGCATCCGGAATATCATTCCGAACGCATGCTCGATGCACACGAGGACTATATCGCCGGTGGTGGGCGCTTCATCTGCATGGGTGCGAACAGCTTCTGCTGTAATGTGGCGTTTCGCGACGACGAACCGTGGATCATGGAATGCCGCAAAACCGGTGGACACTGGATCGCCTGGGCGGCACGGCCGGGCGAGTATTACCTCGCCACGACGGGGCAGATGGGCGGAATCTGGACCGGCTTCCAGCGCTGGGGCCAGAAGCTGGTCGGCAACACGTTTGCCGGCGAGGGCTTCGCCCATAGCCAGCCTTACCGGCGGATGCCTGACAGCTATGATCCCGCGCTGGCCTGGATCACCGAGGGAATCGAGGGGGAGCTTATCGGCGATTTCGGCTTGGGCAACGGCGGAGCGGCGGGCATCGAGATCGACTGCTATAAGCTGGGGTTCGGCACACCGCCCAACACCAAAATCATCGCATCGTCGGGTGGTCACCCCGACAACTACATCGCCCACGACGAGGAGGGGGCGCACGCGCATCAGGGTTTCAGCGGGACGCACAACTATATCCTGCGGGCCGATATGGTGTACTTCGAGGCGCCGAATGACGGTGCGGTGTTTGCGACTGGATCTATCGCATTCGGCAGTGCCCTGCCCATCAA
- a CDS encoding N,N-dimethylformamidase beta subunit family domain-containing protein — MTPVRLFGYTDRISVKPGEAIQFYVSAEGTETAEAQLVRLIHGDQNPAGPGFVEQEVACTANGTWRVERQFTQVGSFLEVDDPEGRLAFADSFTLFAFIHPTWPASGKRQTIIGRWDGDRKQGYGIGLDEKGCLQFWIGRGEETVERLAADVPLQVQMWYFVAATFDARTRQATLYQVGVGNRYNGLLGKVALVDYDSHTSAIFRSKPGNLASTPFLMAGSRGRDAQQRACASELYWGKIDRCGAFDQPLQPAELDTIRSGLVPAMENLVAFWDTSAGYTDRGIGDLVVDVGWHKLNARGYNRPVRGQTGWNWNGFTDCFRLAPHEFGGIEFHADALTDCNWTSTRVVTLPRGLKSGCYAMRLRSGSGTRLSEEHVVFFVRPEKPQARIAFLFPTLTYLAFANERLSFDHPEREALTGQPAVLSDIDIEMYMRADFGLSTYDMHADGSGVCYSSYHRPIMNMRPKYRTPSFDVASGLAADLSIIAWLDQSDFDYEVLTDEDLHRDGSAALSPYACVISGTRPEYYTERMLDATEDYIAGGGRYIYAGGNGFNATAGVRDGEPWIVECRRRDDGYKPWISRYGEHYMATDGMRGGPWKVLGRATQKLVGIGLSSSGGGRSEPYRRMPDSYHRTVSWITKGVDGEIIGDFGLANNGAAGLALDYYDRALGTPPHTRIIASSGGHTDSYVVNQQLVLYSYLGLYGSYDWRVHADMTYFTAPHGGAVFACGSVAFAQSLPVNNFRNNSSCVLANVVEAFVRAGRLPGFAWVNEEKQWA; from the coding sequence GTGACACCGGTCAGGCTATTTGGCTACACGGACAGGATCTCGGTCAAGCCGGGCGAGGCCATCCAGTTTTATGTCAGCGCCGAGGGAACGGAAACGGCCGAAGCGCAACTGGTGCGCCTGATCCATGGCGATCAAAACCCCGCAGGACCCGGCTTCGTCGAGCAAGAGGTAGCGTGCACCGCGAATGGTACGTGGCGGGTCGAGCGGCAGTTCACCCAAGTGGGATCGTTCCTCGAGGTCGATGACCCCGAAGGCCGGCTGGCGTTCGCTGACAGCTTCACCCTGTTCGCCTTCATCCACCCGACCTGGCCGGCGTCCGGAAAGCGCCAAACCATCATCGGCCGGTGGGACGGCGACCGGAAGCAGGGCTATGGGATCGGCCTCGACGAGAAGGGTTGCTTGCAGTTCTGGATCGGACGCGGCGAAGAGACCGTCGAGCGCTTGGCCGCCGACGTCCCTCTGCAGGTGCAGATGTGGTATTTCGTGGCCGCGACCTTCGATGCCAGGACTCGGCAAGCGACCTTGTATCAGGTCGGCGTTGGCAACAGGTACAACGGCCTGTTGGGCAAAGTTGCACTGGTTGATTACGACTCCCACACCTCAGCGATCTTCCGGAGCAAGCCTGGCAACCTCGCCTCAACTCCGTTCCTGATGGCAGGCTCGCGCGGCCGCGATGCGCAACAGCGTGCATGCGCGTCGGAGCTTTATTGGGGCAAGATCGATCGGTGCGGCGCGTTTGATCAGCCCCTACAGCCCGCCGAGCTCGACACGATCAGGAGCGGCCTTGTCCCCGCAATGGAAAACCTGGTTGCTTTCTGGGACACGAGCGCAGGATACACCGACCGCGGCATCGGCGATCTCGTGGTCGACGTCGGGTGGCACAAGCTGAATGCCAGAGGATACAACCGGCCCGTTCGCGGCCAGACCGGCTGGAACTGGAACGGCTTCACCGACTGCTTCCGTCTGGCTCCGCACGAGTTCGGGGGGATCGAATTTCATGCCGACGCGCTGACGGACTGCAATTGGACGTCGACCAGGGTCGTCACGCTGCCACGCGGTCTCAAAAGCGGCTGCTATGCCATGCGACTGCGCTCAGGTAGCGGAACGAGGTTGAGCGAGGAGCACGTCGTCTTTTTCGTGCGGCCGGAAAAGCCGCAGGCGCGCATTGCATTCCTGTTTCCGACGCTGACTTACCTTGCCTTTGCGAACGAGCGGCTGAGCTTCGATCATCCTGAGCGCGAAGCCCTGACGGGCCAGCCGGCCGTGCTGTCCGACATCGATATCGAGATGTACATGCGGGCCGATTTCGGGCTGTCGACCTACGACATGCACGCCGACGGCAGCGGCGTGTGCTACAGCTCCTATCACCGGCCGATTATGAACATGCGGCCGAAATACAGAACGCCGAGTTTCGACGTGGCGTCGGGGTTGGCTGCGGATCTCTCGATCATCGCATGGCTCGACCAGAGCGACTTCGACTACGAGGTCCTGACCGACGAGGATCTGCATCGCGATGGGTCGGCGGCATTGTCGCCGTACGCCTGCGTCATCAGCGGCACGCGGCCTGAATACTACACCGAGCGCATGCTGGATGCGACCGAGGATTATATCGCCGGCGGCGGCCGCTACATCTATGCGGGCGGCAACGGATTCAACGCCACTGCGGGCGTTCGCGATGGCGAACCGTGGATCGTGGAGTGTCGCCGCCGTGATGACGGGTACAAGCCGTGGATATCGCGCTATGGCGAGCACTACATGGCCACGGACGGGATGCGCGGCGGCCCCTGGAAGGTGCTTGGACGGGCGACCCAGAAGCTGGTCGGGATCGGCCTAAGCAGCTCGGGCGGTGGACGAAGCGAGCCGTACCGGCGGATGCCGGACAGCTATCACCGCACCGTGTCCTGGATCACCAAAGGTGTCGATGGCGAGATCATCGGCGACTTCGGCCTTGCCAACAACGGCGCGGCGGGGCTGGCCCTTGACTATTACGACCGCGCCCTGGGCACACCGCCGCACACCAGGATCATCGCTTCGTCGGGGGGGCACACCGACAGCTATGTCGTGAACCAGCAACTCGTTCTTTATTCCTATCTTGGCCTCTATGGCTCGTATGACTGGCGCGTTCATGCCGACATGACCTACTTCACGGCGCCCCATGGAGGGGCTGTGTTCGCGTGCGGCTCGGTCGCGTTCGCGCAATCGCTGCCGGTCAACAATTTCAGAAACAACTCGTCCTGCGTGCTGGCCAACGTTGTCGAGGCGTTCGTCCGGGCGGGCAGGTTGCCCGGGTTCGCCTGGGTCAATGAGGAAAAGCAGTGGGCTTGA
- a CDS encoding branched-chain amino acid ABC transporter permease translates to MSPDSGIKWRNPLFVWGGKRDVEELPTIPFRSHQEVWEKTRQSKTKLIPVGRLRYYYKWPGHGRTMWNRLRYWPTRRRVLRVRGEYNPKTLRAEKTIVDKRPIWWVLGLLALAIAPLFTPGDLQNTLLTAGATFGIYSAISLCWMLIMGTAGVFSLATYAVVGTAAFVTALLAIKISLPWWLLPPIGALVGLVFGGIIALPATRLDGFYYALLTLGLNELCRVYFVTSKEFGSANGGLYGATTYVPEDWSQLGQLLLAYYACFGLMLLALLLYRFVNGRRLGRILRMAPEKREAFAEATGVNFRQARVWVFLISSTALGFIGGFYTSNFGGVAFSIFNFDTVLLGLAMLVIGGVGRAEGAVVGTLIVVFFDQVLNTWGPARFIIIGLIMLLVVLYLRNGLFGIKAQFRAWRDKKKSERRSTRAEKGGEMLPEEATETDDKSIIYQRRYDKMTRDHLKTLVSPEIIEEHRHSLNGQHSEALERLLIYFRTRPQVEKYAIMAVERFEGYRIVALSGHRGVAPRVVEDRIYSTPDEACHGVFMRRVQDLLES, encoded by the coding sequence ATGTCCCCTGATAGCGGCATCAAATGGCGCAATCCACTCTTCGTCTGGGGTGGCAAGCGCGACGTTGAAGAACTTCCGACCATTCCGTTCCGAAGCCATCAGGAGGTCTGGGAAAAGACGCGCCAATCGAAGACGAAGCTGATCCCGGTCGGCCGCCTGCGCTACTACTACAAATGGCCGGGCCATGGCAGAACGATGTGGAACCGCCTTCGCTACTGGCCGACGCGCCGTCGGGTGCTGCGCGTGCGCGGGGAATACAATCCCAAGACCTTGCGCGCGGAGAAGACGATCGTCGACAAGCGGCCGATCTGGTGGGTGCTGGGGCTTCTTGCGCTGGCGATCGCTCCCCTGTTCACGCCCGGCGACCTGCAGAACACGCTGCTGACAGCGGGAGCCACGTTCGGCATCTATTCGGCCATCAGCCTGTGCTGGATGCTCATCATGGGCACCGCGGGTGTCTTCTCGCTCGCCACCTATGCAGTGGTTGGGACGGCCGCGTTCGTTACGGCACTGCTTGCGATCAAGATCTCATTGCCTTGGTGGCTGTTGCCGCCCATCGGCGCGCTGGTGGGGCTGGTCTTCGGCGGGATCATCGCACTGCCGGCCACGCGGCTGGATGGCTTCTACTACGCGCTTCTTACCCTCGGGCTTAACGAGCTCTGCCGGGTCTACTTCGTCACCTCGAAGGAGTTTGGGTCCGCCAACGGCGGTTTGTATGGCGCAACGACCTACGTGCCGGAAGATTGGTCGCAGTTGGGTCAGCTGCTTTTGGCCTATTACGCCTGCTTCGGCCTGATGCTGCTCGCGCTGCTGCTCTACCGGTTCGTCAACGGCCGCAGGCTTGGCCGAATCCTTCGCATGGCGCCCGAAAAGCGCGAGGCGTTCGCCGAGGCGACCGGAGTGAACTTTCGCCAGGCGCGTGTCTGGGTGTTCCTCATCTCGTCGACGGCGCTGGGCTTCATCGGCGGATTCTACACCTCGAATTTCGGCGGCGTGGCGTTCTCGATCTTCAACTTCGACACCGTCCTGCTCGGCCTCGCCATGCTGGTAATCGGCGGCGTCGGACGTGCGGAAGGCGCGGTGGTCGGTACCCTCATAGTCGTGTTCTTCGATCAGGTGCTGAACACATGGGGGCCGGCCCGCTTCATAATCATCGGCCTCATCATGCTGCTGGTCGTTCTCTACCTCCGCAACGGGCTGTTCGGGATCAAGGCGCAGTTCCGTGCATGGCGCGACAAGAAGAAGAGCGAGCGGAGGTCGACGCGGGCGGAAAAGGGCGGCGAGATGCTGCCGGAGGAGGCGACCGAGACCGACGACAAGAGCATCATCTATCAGCGTCGCTACGACAAGATGACCCGCGACCATCTCAAGACGCTGGTGTCGCCGGAGATCATCGAGGAGCATCGCCACTCCCTCAATGGACAGCACAGCGAGGCACTCGAACGGCTGCTGATCTATTTCCGCACCCGTCCTCAGGTGGAGAAGTACGCCATCATGGCTGTGGAGCGCTTCGAGGGGTACCGCATCGTGGCGCTGTCCGGCCATCGCGGCGTGGCGCCGCGCGTGGTTGAGGACAGGATTTACTCAACACCGGATGAGGCCTGCCACGGCGTCTTCATGCGGCGCGTTCAGGATCTGCTGGAATCCTGA
- a CDS encoding branched-chain amino acid ABC transporter permease: MDIWFIVSNTIVLACIYGTLAIGISITWSSLGLLNLSYGFIFAFAGYGAWMFAQYVSAWGPAVLAAGILAGALGGVIICAVGFIPIHDKPNFTIRGLIATLAINLIGTQFLLWWFGPRSKSLPEIFGNWSVSLPGAVFTADKVGNVVTSVLMLAVVLRWMQSSRRGLEIRAMMMNPHAASIVGIGVRRTSFYVMGITGGLAGLAAVLLSQTYYISPFGGLMPMIKGVSIALCGGLGSVRGAVIAAIVLGLNEALTGMSIGGRYVLITQFVVIIVILLVRPRGIAGLLDKAREA, from the coding sequence ATGGATATCTGGTTCATTGTCAGCAACACCATCGTTCTTGCGTGCATTTACGGCACGCTCGCGATCGGAATTTCGATCACGTGGTCGAGCCTCGGTCTGCTCAACCTGTCCTACGGCTTCATATTCGCATTCGCAGGGTATGGCGCTTGGATGTTTGCCCAGTATGTCTCCGCTTGGGGCCCAGCAGTGCTGGCTGCGGGTATCCTCGCCGGTGCTCTCGGGGGTGTGATCATCTGCGCTGTCGGCTTTATACCGATCCACGACAAGCCGAACTTCACCATTCGCGGCCTGATTGCGACGCTCGCGATCAATCTGATCGGCACGCAGTTCCTGCTCTGGTGGTTCGGTCCGCGTTCGAAGAGCCTTCCCGAGATTTTCGGCAATTGGTCGGTGTCCCTGCCGGGTGCTGTCTTCACGGCCGACAAGGTCGGCAACGTGGTGACGTCGGTCCTGATGCTCGCAGTCGTTCTGAGGTGGATGCAGTCGAGCCGGCGCGGCCTCGAAATCCGAGCGATGATGATGAATCCTCACGCCGCCTCCATTGTCGGCATCGGCGTGCGGCGGACCTCCTTCTACGTCATGGGCATCACGGGCGGATTGGCGGGTCTCGCGGCCGTCCTGCTCTCCCAGACCTACTACATCTCGCCGTTCGGTGGACTGATGCCAATGATCAAGGGCGTCAGCATTGCGCTTTGTGGCGGACTTGGCAGCGTGCGCGGCGCCGTTATCGCCGCGATCGTGCTCGGCCTCAACGAGGCGCTGACAGGCATGTCGATCGGCGGCCGCTACGTTCTTATCACCCAGTTCGTTGTGATTATCGTCATCCTCTTGGTCCGACCGCGCGGCATCGCCGGGCTGCTCGACAAGGCGAGGGAGGCCTGA
- a CDS encoding ATP-binding cassette domain-containing protein — MNISVSNHLQGDPARQPQREVLNVRGLSAGYGPVRVIHDLDLVVQCGERIGIVGLNGHGKSTLFYAIAGLTGWQRGSIKLNGREVGRTRSQGPGRYTHEIVRAGLALIPQGDEIFHGLTVEEHLDSGAYTAAAWRDRATRKLRILEIFPPLRKLMGVPVGRLSGGERRMVSIGRGLMTDASLFLVDEPSLGLAPKIGKSVINALMAVKLGDAAMIIAEQNVVLLEGRVDRVIGMHVGKLKGEASAALALNVYRKA, encoded by the coding sequence ATGAATATCTCGGTAAGCAATCATCTGCAGGGCGATCCGGCGCGTCAGCCCCAGCGCGAGGTGCTGAACGTCAGGGGCTTGTCTGCAGGCTACGGACCGGTTCGCGTCATCCACGATCTCGATCTCGTTGTTCAGTGTGGGGAGCGGATCGGCATTGTCGGCTTGAACGGTCACGGCAAGTCGACGCTGTTCTACGCAATCGCGGGGCTCACCGGCTGGCAGCGCGGCTCGATTAAGCTGAATGGCAGGGAGGTTGGGCGTACGCGAAGCCAGGGGCCCGGGCGCTACACCCACGAAATCGTGCGCGCAGGATTAGCGCTGATTCCCCAGGGTGACGAGATTTTCCATGGCCTGACAGTCGAGGAGCATCTCGATTCCGGTGCCTACACCGCGGCGGCGTGGCGCGATCGCGCCACGCGCAAGCTTCGCATCCTGGAGATCTTTCCACCCTTGCGGAAGCTGATGGGTGTACCGGTGGGTCGCCTGTCGGGCGGCGAACGGCGCATGGTGTCGATCGGTCGCGGCCTGATGACCGATGCGTCCTTGTTCTTGGTAGACGAGCCGTCGCTCGGGCTGGCGCCCAAGATCGGCAAGAGCGTGATCAACGCGCTGATGGCGGTCAAGCTCGGTGATGCCGCCATGATCATTGCAGAGCAGAACGTTGTACTGCTCGAGGGGCGGGTCGACCGCGTTATCGGTATGCATGTCGGCAAGCTCAAGGGTGAGGCCTCCGCCGCGCTCGCGTTGAACGTTTATCGAAAGGCGTAA
- a CDS encoding ATP-binding cassette domain-containing protein: protein MLRQLSSSDKAERGGKPVLFSCSGISLDLGGREILRDISLHVQAGEVLGIIGPNGAGKTSLFEILSGRMSPKSGTVWFKGENVTGLPLYSRSRLGIGRTFQTPVVPDELTVGETFKAARQAHRPFLTRFDAEYGADLVGLKVSEDTPATQLETFNRRKLLLACLLMRRPSLLLLDEPAAGLINSEVDEIDTLLRILAKEMNIAILIVEHRIELLGTIADRILVMDAGEVISEGLMDDVMADPKVHAAYFEDFSEEAEA from the coding sequence ATGCTCAGGCAACTCTCCTCGAGCGACAAGGCTGAACGGGGCGGGAAGCCTGTCCTGTTCTCCTGCAGCGGCATTTCGCTCGATCTCGGCGGCCGCGAAATTCTCCGCGACATCAGCCTGCACGTCCAGGCCGGGGAAGTGCTGGGCATCATCGGGCCGAACGGCGCGGGGAAGACCAGCCTGTTTGAAATCCTCTCCGGACGGATGTCGCCGAAGAGTGGCACGGTGTGGTTCAAGGGCGAGAACGTCACCGGTCTGCCGTTGTATTCCCGCTCCCGCCTAGGAATCGGCCGCACGTTCCAGACGCCGGTCGTGCCTGACGAGTTGACCGTCGGCGAGACGTTCAAGGCCGCGAGGCAGGCGCATCGTCCCTTCCTCACCAGGTTCGACGCGGAATATGGCGCCGACCTCGTCGGCCTGAAGGTCAGCGAGGATACGCCGGCTACGCAGCTCGAAACCTTCAACCGGCGCAAATTGCTGCTGGCCTGTCTGTTGATGCGCCGGCCGTCTCTGCTGCTGCTGGATGAGCCGGCGGCGGGCCTGATCAATTCGGAGGTCGACGAGATCGACACGCTGCTGCGCATCCTCGCCAAGGAGATGAATATCGCGATTCTGATCGTCGAGCACCGCATCGAACTCCTCGGGACAATTGCCGACCGCATTCTGGTGATGGATGCCGGCGAGGTCATCTCCGAGGGCTTGATGGACGATGTGATGGCGGATCCGAAGGTCCACGCGGCCTATTTCGAGGATTTCAGCGAAGAGGCCGAAGCATGA
- a CDS encoding ABC transporter substrate-binding protein, whose product MVFKLTRRSVTAGIGAAIAAPFVGRTAFAAQPIVLGVPYCQTAAAGVADHQDFLNGTTLAMEEINAAGGILGRPLKLSTTDMNVLSPESSKQALAACVDAKVDAISFAFTLVPLPAMDATVKYKCPYINGNAQRAGTSAVKEHPDKYNHIFQFCPSEVNYGWTYALWLEDEEQRGIWKPKNRKVHIIQEQIGYCQTISRAAQQAIKRRGKFEVARITDIQYPVQDWAPVIREMKEVDAAAILVDHWVAAEYAAFCKQFVASPVRDSLVYLQYGPSQPEFLELAGSAANGFVWGTTMGIYGDERGRAYRQKYKKRFPGIAGLAYTGIAYDQTYYLKKAWEAVGDPRKFSEVCDWIRANPQRGVCGYVDMGNPYQEALHFPDNGGDELQARKLEAGVAQLYVQVQGGEHKIVYPGPVSETKLISAPWWS is encoded by the coding sequence ATGGTCTTCAAACTCACCAGGCGTTCAGTGACCGCGGGCATCGGCGCGGCCATCGCGGCACCATTTGTTGGACGGACGGCATTTGCGGCCCAGCCGATCGTTCTCGGCGTTCCCTACTGCCAGACGGCTGCGGCGGGTGTCGCGGACCATCAGGACTTCCTAAACGGCACGACGCTCGCGATGGAGGAGATCAATGCCGCGGGCGGCATTCTCGGCAGGCCGCTGAAGCTATCCACGACGGACATGAACGTTCTGTCGCCGGAATCCTCCAAGCAGGCGCTTGCCGCCTGCGTTGACGCCAAGGTCGACGCGATCTCGTTTGCTTTCACGCTCGTCCCGCTGCCGGCGATGGACGCAACCGTGAAGTACAAATGTCCGTACATCAACGGCAACGCGCAACGCGCCGGGACCTCTGCGGTCAAGGAGCATCCGGATAAATACAACCACATCTTCCAGTTCTGCCCGTCGGAGGTGAACTACGGATGGACCTATGCTCTCTGGCTGGAGGACGAGGAGCAGCGGGGCATCTGGAAGCCGAAGAACCGCAAGGTTCATATCATTCAGGAGCAGATCGGTTACTGCCAGACCATTTCGCGCGCCGCGCAGCAGGCGATCAAGCGGCGCGGCAAGTTCGAAGTCGCCCGCATTACGGACATCCAGTATCCCGTGCAGGACTGGGCGCCGGTCATTCGCGAGATGAAGGAAGTCGACGCCGCCGCAATCCTGGTGGACCATTGGGTGGCCGCTGAATACGCCGCGTTTTGCAAGCAGTTCGTTGCAAGCCCGGTGCGCGACTCGCTTGTCTATCTCCAGTACGGGCCATCGCAGCCAGAATTCCTCGAGCTTGCCGGATCGGCTGCGAACGGCTTCGTCTGGGGCACGACCATGGGCATTTATGGCGACGAGAGAGGTCGCGCCTACAGGCAGAAATACAAGAAACGTTTTCCCGGTATCGCGGGGCTCGCCTACACCGGCATTGCGTACGATCAAACCTATTACCTCAAGAAGGCCTGGGAGGCCGTCGGCGATCCCCGGAAGTTCAGCGAGGTCTGCGACTGGATCCGCGCCAATCCGCAGCGCGGCGTCTGCGGCTACGTCGACATGGGCAATCCCTACCAGGAGGCACTTCATTTCCCCGACAACGGCGGAGACGAACTGCAGGCGCGCAAGCTCGAGGCCGGCGTCGCGCAGCTCTATGTGCAGGTTCAGGGCGGTGAGCACAAGATCGTCTATCCCGGTCCTGTCTCGGAAACGAAGCTCATCTCTGCGCCGTGGTGGAGCTGA